Genomic segment of Candidatus Epulonipiscium sp.:
CGTACAGCAGCAAATGTTCGCCATGCATTTACAAAGGGTGGAGGAAACATGGGAACAACTGGTTGTGTCTCTTTCATGTTTGATAGAAAAGGTCAAATTATTATTGAAAAAAATGATAATTTAGACGAAGACGAACTCATGATGTTAGCTTTGGATTCAGGGGCTGAAGATTTTATTTCGGAAGAAGAAGGATATGAAATATTAACTACTCCTGAAGATTTTTCTGTAGTAAGGGAAACAATAGAAAAGGCAAATATTGAGATGGCATTAGCAGAAGTGGCTATGATACCTCAAACTACTACAGAACTAACCAATGAAGAAGATATTAAAAAAATGCAAAAGCTCTTGGAAATTCTCGAAGAAGATGATGATGTCCAAGAGATCTACCACAACTGGGATGAACCAGAAGAGTAAAACAACCCCCCTATAGTAGCATTGCTATTAAGGGGGATTTTTAAAGTTCTTGTTTTATAAGAACTTTTAAATTATTATATAAATTGTATTTGTTTACTGTATAATTAATTTACGGAGGAAGAAATGAATATTATAAATTATAGAAAGCTATGGATATTAGTTCTGTTTTTACCCCTTTTCTTAGGTAGTTGTGTGAAAGTTGAACCTACCAACGAAAATATAGAGGATGAAATAGGGATACCGAACCAAGAAGAAAATATTGATGAAATAGAAAATCAGGAAG
This window contains:
- a CDS encoding YebC/PmpR family DNA-binding transcriptional regulator is translated as MAGHSKFANIKHKKEKADAKKGKVFTKIGREIAVAVKEGGADPVNNSKLRDIIAKAKSSNMPNDTIERSIKKAAGDENGVNYESITYEGYGPNGVAIIVEVLTDNKNRTAANVRHAFTKGGGNMGTTGCVSFMFDRKGQIIIEKNDNLDEDELMMLALDSGAEDFISEEEGYEILTTPEDFSVVRETIEKANIEMALAEVAMIPQTTTELTNEEDIKKMQKLLEILEEDDDVQEIYHNWDEPEE